The following proteins are co-located in the Telopea speciosissima isolate NSW1024214 ecotype Mountain lineage chromosome 9, Tspe_v1, whole genome shotgun sequence genome:
- the LOC122639960 gene encoding sulfite exporter TauE/SafE family protein 5-like isoform X2 produces the protein MKSHGFLKWGFLPLIIFTILSRSRALQPQPISNPLKIDQFINQISKWRKIQMSSTIRTTLAGFLCFVAATISSAGGIGGGGIFLPILNIVVGLDLKTASSFSAFMVTGGSVANVIYNLFGRKTLIDYDIALLSEPSMLLGVSVGVICHTVFPEWLITVLFATFLAWSTFKTCKAGVFYWKVESEEASKRGILESGNGLIGDEICYEKQDENKESMKEPLWGRDRCGKRETSVETPWKKLGFLLIIWLAFFALHVLRGEGNGDGNHRQSITGLKPCGIGYWILSAIQIPVAMVFTGWILYRKRSRVAGDRFFKQQEEKGEGQLDGSRSWSSLSFPTMALLAGVLGGGFGIGGGMLISPLLLQMGIPPEITAATCSFMVLFSSSMSAAQYLLMGIKHIDAVLIFTLVCFVASIVGLVVVQSAIVRYGRTSLIVFSVAIVMAVSTILITSFGAVDVWQSYMTGKYMGFKLPC, from the exons ATGAAGAGCCATGGCTTTCTGAAATGGGGTTTCCTCCCCCTCATCATCTTCACCATTCTTAGCCGCTCCAGAGCATTACAACCACAACCCATCTCGAATCCATTGAAAATAGACCAGTTCATCAACCAAATCTCCAAATGGAGAAAAATCCAGATGAGTTCAACAATCCGTACCACTTTAGCAGGGTTTCTCTGCTTCGTGGCTGCTACGATATCCAGCGCAGGAGGGATTGGAGGCGGTGGGATTTTCTTGCCCATTCTAAACATAGTTGTTGGTCTAGACCTGAAAACTGCTTCAAGCTTCTCTGCTTTCATGGTCACTGGAGGGTCGGTTGCCAATGTTATCTATAACTTGTTTGGTAGAAAGACTCTGATAGATTATGACATAGCACTCCTGTCTGAGCCCTCCATGTTGTTGGGGGTGAGCGTTGGAGTGATCTGCCACACAGTCTTCCCTGAGTGGTTGATTACTGTACTATTTGCAACCTTTCTTGCTTGGTCTACCTTCAAGACCTGCAAAGCTGGGGTTTTTTATTGGAAAGTAGAGTCAGAGGAGGCCAGCAAAAGAGGGATTTTAGAGTCAGGAAATGGGTTGATTGGTGATGAGATATGTTACGAGAAGCAAGATGAGAACAAGGAAAGCATGAAAGAGCCTCTTTGGGGTAGGGATAGATGTGGGAAGAGAGAAACTAGTGTGGAAACTCCATGGAAGAAATTGGGGTTTCTGTTGATAATATGGTTGGCTTTCTTTGCTCTGCATGTTCTTCGTGGAGAAGGAAATGGAGATGGAAACCATCGCCAG AGCATAACAGGATTAAAGCCGTGTGGAATTGGATACTGGATCTTATCAGCGATCCAAATTCCAGTTGCGATGGTCTTTACAGGTTGGATTCTGTACCGGAAGAGAAGCAGAGTTGCAGGAGATCGGTTCTTCAAACAACAG gaggagaaaggagaagggcAATTGGATGGGAGCAGAAGCTGGTCCAGCCTTAGTTTCCCAACGATGGCACTCCTTGCTGGGGTTTTGGGTGGTGGTTTTGGCATTGGAGGTGGAATGCTTAtcagtcctcttcttcttcagatggGAATACCTCCAGAG ATAACAGCCGCGACTTGTTCATTCATGGTTCTCTTCTCATCATCAATGTCTGCAGCTCAATACTTACTGATGGGGATAAAACATATAGATGCTGTTCTCATCTTCACTCTTGTCTGTTTTGTGGCTTCAATTGTTGGATTAGTGGTAGTACAGTCAGCCATTGTGAGATATGGGAGGACTTCCCTCATTGTATTCTCAGTTGCCATTGTTATGGCTGTGAGCACTATCTTGATTACCAGCTTTGGTGCTGTTGATGTATGGCAATCCTACATGACTGGAAAATACATGGGATTCAAGCTCCCATGTTA A
- the LOC122639960 gene encoding sulfite exporter TauE/SafE family protein 5-like isoform X1, giving the protein MKSHGFLKWGFLPLIIFTILSRSRALQPQPISNPLKIDQFINQISKWRKIQMSSTIRTTLAGFLCFVAATISSAGGIGGGGIFLPILNIVVGLDLKTASSFSAFMVTGGSVANVIYNLFGRKTLIDYDIALLSEPSMLLGVSVGVICHTVFPEWLITVLFATFLAWSTFKTCKAGVFYWKVESEEASKRGILESGNGLIGDEICYEKQDENKESMKEPLWGRDRCGKRETSVETPWKKLGFLLIIWLAFFALHVLRGEGNGDGNHRQSITGLKPCGIGYWILSAIQIPVAMVFTGWILYRKRSRVAGDRFFKQQEEKGEGQLDGSRSWSSLSFPTMALLAGVLGGGFGIGGGMLISPLLLQMGIPPEITAATCSFMVLFSSSMSAAQYLLMGIKHIDAVLIFTLVCFVASIVGLVVVQSAIVRYGRTSLIVFSVAIVMAVSTILITSFGAVDVWQSYMTGKYMGFKLPC; this is encoded by the exons ATGAAGAGCCATGGCTTTCTGAAATGGGGTTTCCTCCCCCTCATCATCTTCACCATTCTTAGCCGCTCCAGAGCATTACAACCACAACCCATCTCGAATCCATTGAAAATAGACCAGTTCATCAACCAAATCTCCAAATGGAGAAAAATCCAGATGAGTTCAACAATCCGTACCACTTTAGCAGGGTTTCTCTGCTTCGTGGCTGCTACGATATCCAGCGCAGGAGGGATTGGAGGCGGTGGGATTTTCTTGCCCATTCTAAACATAGTTGTTGGTCTAGACCTGAAAACTGCTTCAAGCTTCTCTGCTTTCATGGTCACTGGAGGGTCGGTTGCCAATGTTATCTATAACTTGTTTGGTAGAAAGACTCTGATAGATTATGACATAGCACTCCTGTCTGAGCCCTCCATGTTGTTGGGGGTGAGCGTTGGAGTGATCTGCCACACAGTCTTCCCTGAGTGGTTGATTACTGTACTATTTGCAACCTTTCTTGCTTGGTCTACCTTCAAGACCTGCAAAGCTGGGGTTTTTTATTGGAAAGTAGAGTCAGAGGAGGCCAGCAAAAGAGGGATTTTAGAGTCAGGAAATGGGTTGATTGGTGATGAGATATGTTACGAGAAGCAAGATGAGAACAAGGAAAGCATGAAAGAGCCTCTTTGGGGTAGGGATAGATGTGGGAAGAGAGAAACTAGTGTGGAAACTCCATGGAAGAAATTGGGGTTTCTGTTGATAATATGGTTGGCTTTCTTTGCTCTGCATGTTCTTCGTGGAGAAGGAAATGGAGATGGAAACCATCGCCAG AGCATAACAGGATTAAAGCCGTGTGGAATTGGATACTGGATCTTATCAGCGATCCAAATTCCAGTTGCGATGGTCTTTACAGGTTGGATTCTGTACCGGAAGAGAAGCAGAGTTGCAGGAGATCGGTTCTTCAAACAACAG gaggagaaaggagaagggcAATTGGATGGGAGCAGAAGCTGGTCCAGCCTTAGTTTCCCAACGATGGCACTCCTTGCTGGGGTTTTGGGTGGTGGTTTTGGCATTGGAGGTGGAATGCTTAtcagtcctcttcttcttcagatggGAATACCTCCAGAG ATAACAGCCGCGACTTGTTCATTCATGGTTCTCTTCTCATCATCAATGTCTGCAGCTCAATACTTACTGATGGGGATAAAACATATAGATGCTGTTCTCATCTTCACTCTTGTCTGTTTTGTGGCTTCAATTGTTGGATTAGTGGTAGTACAGTCAGCCATTGTGAGATATGGGAGGACTTCCCTCATTGTATTCTCAGTTGCCATTGTTATGGCTGTGAGCACTATCTTGATTACCAGCTTTGGTGCTGTTGATGTATGGCAATCCTACATGACTGGAAAATACATGGGATTCAAGCTCCCATGTTAG